A region from the Lolium perenne isolate Kyuss_39 chromosome 4, Kyuss_2.0, whole genome shotgun sequence genome encodes:
- the LOC127294662 gene encoding protein OCTOPUS, with the protein MDQPICGLHPGIAVTGFCSACLRERLAGLHPSDPADPAELRRCKSFSYARSAAAYFEPQRRSCDVRGAAALFQQEPPGELEDLPPTAMRPMKDHINQEKKAAGTFGGLGKKWQEWRRKSKVKKQEPGPTASISSSRAAMPVPHEDPRHRSFRDARSEVAVDALGRRSVDVDAALFSMDAGRISVDEQPRPSCDGYHGVRPRLPPMLSLVEDAPIPRSDGQIPVEEDDGAEPGGCAQTRDYYLDSSSSSRRRRSVDRSSFSSRKSFSDASDLPRMVAGANANANARVSPAIGAEFYQYHHTQSQSVLDHNQHWEQGLYNSHSLRDRDDDMSGSLDSAAFRGGIPLPAKKSKKGIKGWSIWGLINKKSSTKESEATSLANRSFSENWPELRARGYNGQMLRCNSSVSARSSFGNGGAAMGVVSGRRSNVEMHVNGLGRMRKDEVLLERNFSARYAPCTGDNGGIPIPVGGGNQFSRRNHNGMSGKGRPARSSNSLPRSALGMY; encoded by the coding sequence ATGGATCAGCCCATCTGCGGCCTCCACCCGGGCATCGCCGTCACCGGCTTCTGCTCCGCCTGCCTCCGCGAGCGCCTCGCCGGCCTCCACCCCAGCGACCCCGCCGACCCGGCGGAGCTCCGCCGCTGCAAGTCCTTCTCCTACGCCCGCTCCGCCGCCGCCTACTTCGAGCCGCAGCGCCGCTCATGCGACGTCCGCGGCGCCGCCGCCCTCTTCCAGCAAGAACCACCGGGCGAGCTGGAAGATCTTCCACCGACAGCGATGAGGCCGATGAAAGACCACATCAACCAAGAGAAGAAGGCCGCCGGCACGTTCGGGGGATTGGGCAAGAAGTGGCAGGAATGGCGCCGCAAGAGCAAGGTCAAGAAGCAGGAGCCGGGGCCCACTGCCAGCATCAGCAGCAGCAGGGCCGCCATGCCCGTGCCGCACGAGGATCCCCGGCACCGCAGCTTCCGCGACGCGCGCTCCGAGGTCGCCGTCGACGCGCTCGGCCGCCGCTCCGTCGATGTGGACGCCGCCCTTTTCTCGATGGACGCCGGCCGCATCTCGGTGGATGAACAGCCCCGGCCTTCCTGCGACGGCTACCACGGCGTACGGCCACGCCTGCCCCCAATGCTGTCCCTGGTCGAGGACGCGCCCATCCCGCGCTCCGACGGCCAAATCCCtgtggaggaagacgacggcgCCGAGCCCGGCGGCTGCGCCCAGACAAGGGACTACTACCTAGACTCCTCCAGCTCCAGCAGGAGGCGCCGGAGCGTGGACCGCTCCTCCTTCTCCAGCCGCAAGTCATTCTCTGATGCCAGTGATCTGCCCAGGATGGTCGCTGGTGCAAATGCCAATGCCAATGCCCGGGTTTCGCCAGCCATCGGCGCCGAGTTCTACCAGTACCATCACACCCAGAGCCAGAGTGTTCTTGACCACAATCAGCACTGGGAGCAGGGACTGTATAATTCTCATTCTCTCCGGGACCGGGATGATGATATGTCCGGGAGCTTGGATTCAGCTGCATTCCGTGGCGGCATCCCTCTGCCGGCGAAGAAGTCTAAGAAGGGGATCAAGGGGTGGAGCATCTGGGGTCTCATAAATAAGAAGAGCAGCACCAAGGAGTCTGAAGCTACAAGTCTAGCCAACAGATCATTTTCAGAAAATTGGCCCGAGCTCCGTGCAAGGGGGTACAATGGGCAGATGCTCAGGTGCAACAGCAGTGTAAGCGCGAGAAGCTCGTTTGGCAATGGTGGAGCAGCGATGGGCGTGGTGAGCGGGAGGAGGAGCAATGTTGAAATGCATGTAAATGGCTTAGGGAGGATGAGGAAGGATGAGGTTTTGCTCGAGAGGAATTTCAGTGCAAGGTATGCGCCTTGCACGGGTGATAATGGCGGGATTCCTATTCCAGTGGGAGGAGGTAACCAGTTCAGCCGGCGAAATCACAATGGCATGTCCGGGAAGGGAAGGCCCGCTCGTTCATCGAATTCATTGCCCCGGAGCGCGCTTGGAATGTACTGA
- the LOC127294661 gene encoding uncharacterized protein encodes MESEAAAAAQGEGDLLHQFERILHDDPLIDEVGFLHPTQFDSLLADGTNKSQHFWCSDHKLAVSTDVLPGLYRAARRAHSDATLNGPSSSPSAAALIMTHSKALLILCPDLLTAWNSRKKVLSANYDLKHLEDELQLCALILSYSPKNESTWCHRRWVITKLAQHIQDMSELIDSESLLVKQIAEKSKMNYRAWRHRCWLIPFMKPEQVLDELNKSVKWTELHVADNCCFHYRRSLLLALLDSHGVENGKDSLNWQSNAHLMWKEELRWNEMLIRRYQGRESLWIHRRFLSQWWLQQLMNSEETCPSKEEESLADLFLAQEIHLLSDCLSAPGDEFGETRVQAGLAALYTLWISKQDAVVKGKVEERLQQSVGSLKEVLGRVSPDKSRLWTELLHC; translated from the exons ATGGAATCAGAAGCAGCTGCAGCAGCGCAAGGGGAAGGGGATCTCCTCCACCAATTTGAGCGAATCCTCCACGACGACCCGCTCAT AGACGAGGTCGGGTTCCTGCATCCCACGCAGTTCGACTCACTACTCGCCGACGGCACCAACAAATCCCAACACTTCTGGTGCAGCGACCACAAGCTCGCCGTCTCCACCGACGTCCTGCCCGGCCTCTACCGCGCAGCTCGCCGCGCGCACTCCGACGCAACACTCAATGGCCCCTCGTCATCACCATCTGCTGCTGCCCTGATCATGACGCACAGCAAGGCGCTGCTCATACTCTGCCCTGACCTGCTCACCGCATGGAACTCCAG GAAGAAGGTGCTATCAGCGAATTACGATCTCAAGCACCTCGAGGATGAGCTGCAGCTGTGTGCCTTGATCCTGTCCTACTCGCCCAAGAACGAGAGCACCTGGTGCCACAG GAGATGGGTCATCACGAAGCTTGCACAGCACATTCAGGATATGTCGGAGCTTATAGACAGCGAGTCCCTACTAGTAAAACAGATAGCAGAG AAATCAAAGATGAACTACCGTGCCTGGAGGCATCGATGCTGGCTAATTCCTTTCATGAAACCAGAACAG GTGCTTGATGAGTTGAACAAGTCAGTAAAATGGACTGAGTTGCATGTGGCTGACAACTGCTGCTTTCACTACCGCAGG TCTCTACTACTTGCATTGCTAGACAGCCACGGTGTAGAGAATGGAAAAGATTCCCTTAATTGGCAGTCTAATGCTCATCTAATGTGGAAG GAGGAACTGAGGTGGAATGAGATGCTCATCAGGCGGTACCAAGGAAGAGAG TCATTGTGGATCCATCGCCGGTTCCTCTCGCAGTGGTGGCTACAACAGTTGATGAACTCTGAAGAAACCTGCCCATCAAAGGAGGAGGAGTCCTTGGCAGACCTCTTCCTAGCCCAGGAGATACACCTCCTGTCAGACTGCCTTAGTGCTCCTGGTGATGAGTTTGGTGAAACACGTGTCCAGGCAGGGCTGGCAGCGCTATACACTCTGTGGATATCGAAG CAAGATGCAGTGGTAAAAGGGAAGGTGGAAGAAAGGTTGCAGCAGTCGGTTGGGAGCCTGAAGGAGGTGTTGGGAAGGGTCTCCCCGGACAAGAGCAGGCTGTGGACAGAGCTGCTTCACTGCTGA